The Mytilus edulis chromosome 12, xbMytEdul2.2, whole genome shotgun sequence genome contains a region encoding:
- the LOC139498700 gene encoding uncharacterized protein, which translates to MQFITNNSFCFQFDIVSAYHHVNIFMPHTEFLGFSWRHENTEKWYKFLVLPFGLSSACYIFTKITRPLIKKWRGEGKQVLMYLDDGLGTHTDEETCKTMSNQVRQDLIQSGFVPKNEKSKWSPMKLLVFLGYSIDTNRGTIAIPNERVQKVLKTIADVEYYVSKHGKVHARLVASLVGQIVSMSYVIGNVAYIMSKHLSIDILSMTSWNSCIVLSTESLIQIKFWRENLEHVNVKKFSSDVSCQSVVYSDASNTGYGGYVVETPFNIAHGMWSECEASKSSTWKELNAVRNILLSMINVLKDKRIKWFSDNQNVVTIVEKGSMKPELQDIAMCIFENCLIHNISIDVVWVPRTLNEKADFISRIIDYDDWGIDEQLFMYVDSLWGPHEIDWFANDDNHKLTVFYSRYWTVNSMGIDAFTINWQGANGWFVPPVCLVSKVISYMRQCFAHGTLVLPLWKSASFWPMLCPTGEGFIKEVKGCIDLPTNKKFYTSGKGNKSVFGNIDLPFRVLALRLDFEPF; encoded by the coding sequence ATGCAGTTTATCACAAACAATTCTTTTTGTTTCCAGTTTGATATTGTGTCGGCATATCACCATGTTAATATTTTTATGCCACATACAGAATTTTTAGGGTTTTCCTGGAGGCATGAAAACACCGAAAAATGGTATAAGTTTTTGGTTCTCCCGTTTGGACTTTCGTCAGCATGTTATATATTTACTAAGATCACAAGACCACTTATAAAAAAGTGGAGGGGTGAAGGTAAACAAGTTTTAATGTACCTAGATGATGGTTTAGGCACTCATACGGACGAAGAAACTTGCAAAACTATGTCCAATCAAGTGAGACAAGATTTAATTCAGAGTGGATTTGttcctaaaaatgaaaaatctaaatgGTCACCTATGAAACTTTTGGTATTTTTGGGTTATTCAATTGACACAAACCGTGGCACTATAGCCATTCCGAACGAAAGAGTTCAAAAGGTTTTAAAAACTATTGCTGACGTTGAATATTATGTATCTAAACATGGCAAAGTCCATGCACGATTGGTTGCTTCTTTAGTGGGACAAATAGTGTCCATGTCATACGTCATTGGAAACGTTGCTTATATCATGTCTAAACATTTAAGCATTGATATTTTAAGTATGACTTCGTGGAATAGTTGTATTGTTTTATCAACAGAAAGCTTGATACAAATTAAATTTTGGAGAGAAAATTTAGAACACGTAAATGTTAAAAAGTTTTCTTCAGATGTGTCATGTCAATCTGTAGTTTATAGTGATGCAAGCAATACAGGATATGGTGGTTATGTTGTAGAAACACCTTTTAATATAGCACATGGTATGTGGTCCGAATGTGAGGCTTCAAAGAGTTCTACGTGGAAAGAGCTAAATGCTGTTAGAAATATTCTATTATCTATGATCAATGTATTAAAAGATAAACGAATTAAATGGTTCAGTGATAACCAGAATGTAGTAACTATTGTGGAAAAAGGTAGTATGAAACCTGAGTTACAGGATATTGCTATGTGCATTTTTGAGAATTGTTTGATACATAATATATCTATCGATGTAGTTTGGGTTCCTAGAACCTTGAACGAGAAAGCGGATTTCATCAGTCGTATTATTGATTATGACGATTGGGGTATTGACGAACAGTTATTTATGTATGTAGATTCCCTATGGGGACCTCATGAGATAGACTGGTTTGCAAATGATGACAATCATAAGTTAACGGTATTTTATTCCCGTTATTGGACGGTGAACTCGATGGGTATCGATGCATTCACTATTAACTGGCAAGGTGCCAATGGTTGGTTTGTACCACCTGTATGTTTAGTGTCTAAAGTAATAAGTTACATGAGGCAATGTTTTGCTCATGGGACACTTGTTTTACCTTTATGGAAGTCGGCAAGCTTTTGGCCGATGTTATGTCCTACGGGTGAAGGGTTCATTAAAGAGGTGAAAGGCTGTATAGATTTACCTACTAACAAGAAATTCTATACTTCTGGTAAAGGGAATAAATCAGTATTTGGAAATATTGATTTACCCTTCAGGGTGTTGGCTTTGAGACTTGATTTTGAACCTTTTTAA
- the LOC139498701 gene encoding uncharacterized protein, protein MFLQAFQSDLLELPDTLIEKIHLLPDLLTESKSNNTVQNYYYGFLRWKKWALSNGISSEFILPAKPIHVAIYLACLVQQNRTPSPINQAFYSIRWAHKIISVISPTDSDLVKNILEGAKRRLSVPIKKKEPITPDMLSQMFDRLYCENNLYNQRTISACLLSYSGFLRVSELLNLRTCDIQFFLSHMSVFIQKSKTDIYRDGDRIIIARTGNKLCPVKNLESFLEWSNNPLDTDVFVFQNLTKTKENYVFRKENKPLSYTRMRELFIEAFSPIVPNIKSFGLHSLRSGGASAACNFGISDRLFKRHGRWRSETAKDGYVKDSFSDRMLVSQNLGL, encoded by the coding sequence atgttTTTGCAGGCTTTCCAAAGCGATCTGTTGGAATTACCTGATACTTTGATTGAGAAAATTCATTTACTTCCTGATCTGTTAACCGAAAGTAAATCTAACAACACcgttcaaaattattattatggTTTTTTGAGATGGAAAAAATGGGCTTTATCTAATGGAATATCTAGTGAATTTATTTTACCGGCCAAACCAATACATGTGGCTatatatttagcatgtttagtgcaACAAAATCGTACGCCCAGTCCTATCAATCAAGCGTTTTATAGTATTAGATGGGCACATAAAATTATTAGTGTTATTTCTCCTACAGATTCTGATTTAGTGAAAAATATTCTTGAAGGAGCTAAGAGACGTCTATCTGTTCCGATTAAAAAGAAAGAACCGATCACTCCAGATATGCTTTCACAGATGTTCGACAGGTTATATTGTGAAAATAACCTTTACAACCAGCGTACTATTTCTGCTTGTTTGTTATCTTATTCTGGTTTTTTACGTGTTTCTGAATTGCTGAATTTGAGAACCTGTGATATTCAATTTTTTCTAAGTCATATGTCAGTATTCATACAGAAAAGTAAAACGGATATTTACAGAGATGGTGATCGAATAATCATTGCGAGAACCGGGAATAAATTATGTCCTGTGAAGAACTTGGAGAGTTTTTTAGAATGGAGCAATAATCCACTTGATACTGATGTTTTCGTATTTCAGAATTTGACAAAAACCAAGGAAAATTATGTGTTCCGAAAAGAAAACAAACCTCTTTCTTATACAAGAATGCGAGAGCTATTTATAGAAGCATTTTCTCCGATTGTGCCAAATATAAAATCTTTTGGCCTTCACAGTCTAAGGTCTGGTGGAGCTTCTGCAGCTTGTAATTTTGGTATTTCTGATAGACTTTTCAAAAGGCATGGACGTTGGAGGTCGGAGACAGCAAAAGACGGTTACGTTAAGGACTCGTTTTCGGACAGAATGTTAGTTTCACAAAATTTGGGTCTttag